A window of Gimesia sp. contains these coding sequences:
- a CDS encoding biotin/lipoyl-binding protein yields the protein MQPDVSIRDFFSSRLKLRADLTFTLQHANGEDFYTINDSLHSRYYRVGQTEYTFLRLLDGRSTVQECYSKLSTAFPFHQLSQDDIISLCQWAFGSDLLKNHDERLRPAGSDQRPAVAWLAKLNFLVFRLPIGNPDRLFSRLAHTWGWLFSAPALVAWCILLLWALFRIGLNWDAFYSSSQTILSADNWIWLVGCWVILKLCHESAHGVVCKLYRGSVREAGSLFVLFAPLPYVDVTSSWSFPSRWSRMHVAAAGLYVELLIAALAALVWGQTSHAWLNHACFNIVFTASITSLLFNLNPLMKFDGYYILVDLLEIPNLYTNGQLWIRQWAKRTFLGVNTLLPNWSRRVRLIIAGYGISSLGWRILVCITLTVAAATLLEGAGVILAAIAITLWIIQPVWRCIKYVAVGKPGEAPQRGRFVLVTGSLLLTSFLVLAYVPWLGNLQAPAIVDYTPQGTEHAPLPGFIKQIEVKSGQQVHRGQTLIQLGNPELELELAKLRIEIQQSELRIHQFDQQRKIAERQVEQEVLQDLQAKLQEKERLFEELTIRSEIDGRVVTRNLQTKLGTYVKQGDPIITIGDDRHKELHIAVPQHELEHFLNTPDSTVLAHPPHHPAIPCPVQRVVPRASVSLTHPALAAAYGGALPVKPVSSEKQGDKYELLDPRFNLVVSLASDQSLELYAGQRIDVTCRPQHYSVGRHLYHQISSWLNKRLDE from the coding sequence ATGCAGCCCGATGTGAGTATCCGCGATTTTTTCAGCAGCCGGCTCAAACTGCGCGCGGATCTGACTTTCACGCTCCAGCATGCCAATGGTGAGGACTTCTACACCATCAACGATTCCCTGCACTCGCGTTACTATCGTGTGGGTCAGACCGAATACACGTTCCTGCGACTGCTCGACGGACGGTCGACTGTCCAGGAATGTTACAGCAAACTCTCAACCGCGTTCCCCTTTCATCAACTCTCGCAGGACGACATTATCAGTCTCTGCCAATGGGCGTTCGGCAGTGACTTACTGAAAAACCATGATGAGCGACTGCGTCCGGCAGGCTCCGATCAACGACCAGCGGTGGCCTGGCTGGCAAAATTGAATTTCCTCGTCTTTCGTCTACCGATTGGCAATCCGGACCGGCTCTTCTCACGATTGGCACACACCTGGGGCTGGCTGTTCTCCGCTCCGGCGCTGGTCGCCTGGTGCATTCTGCTGCTCTGGGCTCTGTTTCGCATCGGCCTGAACTGGGACGCATTTTATAGCTCATCCCAAACGATACTCTCCGCAGACAACTGGATCTGGCTGGTCGGCTGCTGGGTGATTCTCAAGCTGTGCCACGAGTCAGCACACGGCGTCGTCTGTAAGCTTTATCGGGGTTCCGTTCGTGAAGCAGGATCGCTGTTCGTCCTGTTCGCCCCGCTCCCTTATGTCGATGTCACTTCCAGCTGGAGCTTCCCCTCCCGCTGGTCACGGATGCATGTTGCCGCAGCTGGACTCTACGTCGAACTGTTGATCGCAGCCCTGGCGGCCCTCGTCTGGGGACAGACTTCGCATGCCTGGCTGAACCACGCCTGCTTCAACATCGTTTTCACGGCAAGTATCACCAGCCTGCTGTTTAACCTGAACCCGTTGATGAAATTTGATGGCTACTACATTCTGGTTGACCTGCTGGAAATTCCCAACCTGTATACGAACGGGCAACTCTGGATCAGGCAGTGGGCCAAACGAACGTTTCTCGGCGTGAATACCCTGCTCCCCAACTGGTCGCGGCGCGTCCGGTTGATCATAGCCGGCTATGGAATCTCCTCGCTCGGCTGGCGGATTCTGGTCTGCATCACCCTCACGGTCGCTGCGGCGACTCTGCTGGAAGGAGCTGGAGTCATCCTCGCCGCGATCGCGATTACACTCTGGATTATCCAGCCTGTCTGGCGGTGTATTAAGTATGTTGCAGTCGGGAAGCCGGGGGAAGCTCCGCAACGAGGCCGATTTGTACTGGTCACCGGTTCTCTGTTGTTAACCAGTTTTCTGGTGCTGGCCTACGTTCCCTGGTTGGGAAACCTCCAGGCACCGGCAATCGTGGATTACACTCCTCAAGGAACTGAACACGCTCCCCTCCCCGGCTTTATTAAACAGATCGAAGTCAAGAGCGGCCAACAGGTCCACCGGGGACAGACTCTGATCCAGTTAGGAAATCCTGAACTGGAACTCGAGCTGGCGAAACTGAGAATCGAAATTCAACAGTCAGAGTTACGTATCCACCAGTTCGACCAGCAACGCAAAATCGCAGAGCGACAGGTCGAACAGGAAGTACTGCAGGACTTACAGGCAAAACTTCAGGAAAAAGAACGACTGTTCGAAGAGCTGACAATCCGCTCTGAAATCGACGGTCGCGTGGTGACCCGAAATCTGCAGACAAAGCTCGGAACGTATGTCAAACAGGGAGATCCCATCATCACCATTGGAGACGACCGCCATAAAGAGCTGCACATCGCCGTTCCGCAGCATGAGCTCGAGCATTTCCTGAACACGCCAGATAGCACCGTCCTGGCACATCCCCCTCACCATCCAGCGATTCCCTGTCCGGTGCAGAGGGTGGTCCCGCGTGCCAGTGTGTCGTTAACTCATCCCGCACTCGCAGCAGCCTACGGCGGAGCGCTGCCTGTCAAACCAGTGTCTTCCGAAAAACAGGGAGACAAATACGAGCTGCTCGACCCCCGGTTCAACCTCGTTGTCTCGCTTGCCTCAGATCAGTCCTTAGAACTGTATGCAGGACAGCGGATTGATGTCACCTGTCGGCCTCAGCACTACTCCGTCGGCCGGCATCTGTACCATCAGATCTCCAGCTGGCTCAACAAACGACTGGATGAGTAA
- a CDS encoding efflux RND transporter periplasmic adaptor subunit, whose product MYSRRINFWILMSLTGLLACSPLRAFAVELEGYTEPYRTIRVATDETGVIDQIFVSEGEAVPQGTPLVRLNNAVYQALLAVAEQNMNARGRLESARAELELKSERLKILQSLREEGNARQEEVDRARYENAVAKANIQTVQEELLSRKLEYQKIKTQIDRRTIRAPISGVVSLIHKEQGEFVAPNSPETMTLVQLDQLLAYFTLTSQQAAQLHINDKIRISFKHNQSSTDGTIEYISPVTDAQSGTVLVKIRIDNQKGDFRSGERCTIQLES is encoded by the coding sequence ATGTATTCAAGACGAATCAATTTCTGGATCTTGATGAGCCTGACAGGACTGCTGGCCTGCAGCCCGCTCCGCGCCTTCGCTGTCGAACTGGAAGGGTACACCGAACCTTACCGTACGATCCGGGTCGCCACAGACGAAACAGGTGTCATCGATCAGATTTTTGTGAGCGAGGGGGAAGCGGTCCCGCAGGGAACGCCACTCGTGCGGCTCAACAATGCTGTCTACCAGGCCCTGCTGGCGGTCGCAGAGCAGAACATGAATGCCCGGGGACGTCTGGAAAGTGCCCGCGCAGAACTGGAACTGAAAAGCGAACGCCTCAAGATCCTGCAATCACTGCGAGAGGAAGGCAACGCCCGCCAGGAAGAGGTCGATCGGGCCCGCTATGAAAATGCCGTGGCGAAAGCCAACATCCAGACGGTTCAGGAAGAACTCCTGTCACGCAAACTCGAGTATCAGAAAATCAAAACCCAAATCGACCGTCGCACGATCCGAGCGCCGATTTCCGGAGTCGTCAGCCTGATCCACAAAGAGCAGGGCGAGTTTGTCGCCCCCAACAGCCCCGAAACGATGACGCTCGTGCAACTCGATCAGCTACTGGCCTACTTCACGCTAACCAGCCAGCAGGCCGCACAATTACACATCAACGACAAGATCAGAATTTCATTTAAACACAACCAGTCCTCAACCGATGGAACGATTGAGTACATTTCACCAGTCACCGATGCCCAGAGCGGCACCGTGCTGGTCAAAATCCGGATCGACAACCAGAAGGGAGATTTTCGCAGTGGCGAACGTTGTACGATTCAATTGGAAAGTTAA
- a CDS encoding HlyD family efflux transporter periplasmic adaptor subunit: protein MHPESTHPKQRPPVRVLNHRGRRHRSLHKSLLRCALTAQTSDELLHALIGELKQHCQPALILYYRPAVSENQATSRILYQQSTSTPDAALLSQLNQVCQSSIQSKEVEIQPCVDINFMLYAAPITARGLAADALGVVFPATNSTEPFSLLLQALATHITLWYTLREGLQQEQQARDSAAIVELLSNLSCSTNFTQAAGQTASDLVDYLGCRQIAIGSQEATRTRCRLVGLSGCPQFDKAAKSVGLIEAALDETLRQQTSLVWTDQHSTENPELQSLQTVGEHLQTKSILCVPLTCSDQQADTVVCVVDLPLDRMKQTQCLLEAASQPLANALHAAQRRSSLRGNWKAAVRQSLQGKTRRVVLAACLLFTALMFVPWPYQVKCACQLEPVMQRFVVAPFAGSLETMLVEPGDLVHQGDVLARMDPRELKWKRASLISDQNQAIKRRDSAQAARDFTTQQLSRLEAERLGLEIELLDHRINNLEIKSPVDGIVVAGTLNWAEGAPLEIGEALFEIAPLDQMVVEVAVPDSEISHVREAQSVHIRLEALPDSDQTLQLERIHPRAELRDDANIFMAEATVDNSQGLLRPGMKGRASIQTAPQPVYWILFHKPWNLIRKYLY from the coding sequence ATGCATCCGGAAAGCACTCATCCGAAACAACGACCACCGGTTCGCGTCCTCAATCACAGGGGACGTCGACATCGTAGTCTGCACAAATCCCTGTTGCGCTGCGCACTGACAGCTCAGACATCTGACGAACTGCTACACGCATTAATTGGAGAACTGAAACAGCACTGTCAGCCGGCGCTGATCCTCTATTACCGCCCCGCGGTATCGGAAAACCAAGCCACCAGTCGAATCCTGTATCAACAGTCGACATCCACACCTGATGCCGCCCTGCTCTCACAGTTGAACCAGGTCTGTCAGAGCAGCATCCAGAGTAAAGAAGTCGAGATTCAACCCTGCGTCGACATTAACTTCATGCTTTATGCGGCCCCCATTACCGCCCGGGGACTGGCGGCTGACGCGTTGGGAGTGGTCTTTCCCGCGACAAATTCAACCGAACCGTTCTCGCTGCTCCTGCAGGCACTCGCAACTCATATCACTCTCTGGTACACGCTGCGCGAGGGGCTGCAGCAGGAACAGCAGGCCCGCGACTCCGCTGCGATTGTGGAACTGCTTTCAAATCTGTCTTGTTCCACGAACTTCACCCAGGCAGCCGGCCAGACCGCCTCTGATCTGGTCGATTACCTGGGTTGTCGTCAGATTGCGATCGGCAGTCAAGAAGCGACTCGCACACGCTGTCGCCTGGTGGGACTCTCGGGCTGCCCCCAATTTGACAAGGCAGCAAAATCGGTTGGACTCATCGAAGCCGCCCTGGATGAAACACTCAGGCAACAGACATCACTCGTCTGGACCGATCAACACAGTACTGAAAATCCCGAGCTTCAATCACTGCAAACGGTTGGAGAGCATCTGCAGACGAAATCTATTCTCTGTGTCCCACTCACTTGCTCTGACCAGCAGGCAGACACCGTAGTCTGTGTTGTCGACCTCCCGCTGGATCGAATGAAACAGACGCAATGCCTGCTGGAAGCCGCCAGTCAGCCCCTGGCAAATGCCTTACATGCTGCACAGAGGCGATCGAGTCTGAGAGGAAACTGGAAGGCGGCTGTCCGTCAGTCGCTGCAGGGAAAAACCCGCCGTGTGGTGCTGGCTGCTTGCCTGCTCTTCACGGCCCTGATGTTCGTTCCCTGGCCGTATCAGGTCAAATGTGCCTGTCAGCTGGAACCGGTGATGCAGCGGTTCGTCGTCGCCCCGTTTGCCGGTTCCCTGGAAACCATGCTGGTCGAACCGGGAGACCTGGTTCACCAGGGAGACGTACTGGCCCGAATGGATCCCCGGGAACTAAAATGGAAACGGGCCAGCCTGATTTCAGACCAGAACCAGGCGATCAAACGTCGCGACTCTGCCCAGGCGGCCCGCGACTTTACGACCCAGCAACTTTCACGACTGGAAGCGGAACGCCTCGGTCTGGAAATCGAGCTGCTCGATCATCGCATCAACAACCTGGAAATCAAAAGCCCCGTTGACGGGATCGTTGTCGCGGGAACTCTGAACTGGGCCGAAGGAGCTCCCCTGGAGATTGGCGAAGCACTATTTGAAATCGCCCCCCTGGATCAGATGGTCGTAGAGGTCGCCGTGCCCGATTCTGAGATCAGTCATGTACGGGAAGCCCAGAGCGTTCATATTCGCCTGGAAGCGTTACCCGATTCAGACCAGACCCTGCAGCTGGAACGTATTCATCCCCGGGCAGAACTGCGGGATGACGCTAATATTTTCATGGCGGAAGCCACCGTGGATAACAGCCAGGGCCTGCTGCGACCGGGGATGAAAGGGCGGGCCAGTATTCAGACCGCCCCACAGCCCGTCTACTGGATCCTGTTTCACAAACCGTGGAATCTGATCAGGAAGTACCTGTATTAA
- a CDS encoding TolC family protein has translation MNFYVGGVRRMHKVFPSIDKNHHRRYWPAFLLVVWGCSGCALLPGQLNSKALIENKVTASEALPSTSIIQAEHETAESDAAQEDSQISLAAHEVQDSRSLPRQSANTPVALLPPDFETPPEPPVRTAAVPPVKSDYQLTQAITPYTPLPPAPDSAKPSPLPESFAGDAWSTQLIPQNFTPWWADSVTLQFRPQSHQSPVNVNTLIQETLLNSSQVRIINDDPIIAETAITQAMAEFDPKLFIESKFNRISIPSSSTLDTGTNFSRLRENNWSSNFGVRRKNSQGGELEFSQQFGLNTSNSIFFVPPNQGDTRLTLSYNQPLLNGRGEAYNESLIVLAELNTDITTDRTQAALQDHLLKVTETYWELYLNRVLFIQKQKHLQDGMRILKYLEQRYNIDSLQSQIARARAAVAKRRSELIRIEAAVQNSETRLRALVNSPQLKSSPNLELISIQQPIDNSLPVTIEDAMATALEYRSEVDIASREIEAARVRLGVACNDLLPKLDLVLETYLSGLKGEFDLSRAWLDQFSVGEPSYTAGLVFEVPLYRQEARSRHLQRSVELRRLLSRFELTVENLRAEVETAVRQVRTANRNLQSQYQAMIAAEADVEFLQRRWEMAPGLDRASSFLLEDLIDSQDRRAEAEQAFVTAQVDHVLSQTRLNRATGTILRQERIVPEAMSEGPVPSSEQDAPSLVTPAAANQQQGPKL, from the coding sequence ATGAACTTTTATGTTGGTGGCGTACGTAGAATGCACAAGGTTTTTCCCTCCATAGACAAGAACCACCACCGTCGATACTGGCCCGCTTTTTTGCTGGTTGTATGGGGATGCTCCGGGTGCGCGCTGCTCCCAGGCCAACTCAACTCGAAAGCTCTCATCGAAAACAAAGTCACCGCAAGTGAGGCTTTACCCTCAACGTCGATCATACAGGCGGAGCACGAGACTGCTGAGTCCGATGCCGCTCAAGAAGATTCGCAGATCAGCCTGGCCGCGCACGAAGTGCAGGATTCCAGATCCCTGCCCCGTCAGAGTGCCAATACGCCGGTGGCTCTGTTGCCGCCTGACTTCGAAACACCCCCTGAGCCTCCAGTACGAACAGCAGCCGTTCCCCCTGTGAAATCAGACTACCAGCTGACGCAGGCGATTACCCCCTACACTCCGCTGCCTCCTGCCCCCGACTCTGCTAAACCTTCCCCTTTACCAGAGTCGTTCGCGGGTGATGCATGGAGCACCCAGTTGATTCCGCAGAACTTCACTCCCTGGTGGGCCGACAGTGTCACCCTGCAGTTCCGACCTCAGTCTCACCAGAGCCCGGTGAATGTGAATACGCTGATTCAGGAAACGCTGTTGAATTCGTCCCAGGTACGCATCATCAACGACGATCCCATCATCGCTGAAACCGCCATCACACAGGCGATGGCCGAGTTTGATCCCAAACTGTTTATTGAATCCAAGTTCAACCGCATCAGTATCCCTTCCAGCAGCACCCTTGATACCGGGACGAATTTCAGTCGGCTGCGGGAAAACAACTGGAGTTCGAACTTCGGCGTAAGACGTAAAAACAGTCAGGGGGGCGAGCTTGAGTTTTCACAGCAGTTTGGTTTGAACACCAGCAACTCGATCTTTTTCGTCCCGCCCAACCAGGGAGATACCCGGCTGACATTGAGTTATAACCAGCCGCTCCTCAATGGCCGGGGAGAGGCTTACAATGAAAGCCTGATCGTGCTCGCGGAACTGAATACCGACATCACCACCGATCGCACCCAGGCCGCTCTGCAGGATCATCTGCTGAAAGTGACCGAAACCTACTGGGAACTCTATCTGAACCGTGTGCTGTTTATCCAGAAGCAGAAACACCTGCAGGACGGCATGCGGATACTGAAGTACCTCGAACAGCGTTACAACATCGATTCCCTGCAGAGCCAGATCGCCCGCGCCCGGGCAGCCGTGGCCAAACGACGCTCGGAACTGATTCGCATTGAAGCCGCCGTACAGAACTCCGAAACACGCCTGCGAGCCCTGGTCAATTCACCCCAGCTCAAATCCAGCCCGAACCTGGAACTGATTTCGATTCAGCAGCCCATTGACAACAGCCTGCCCGTCACCATTGAAGACGCCATGGCCACGGCCCTCGAATACCGCTCGGAAGTTGATATCGCTTCCCGCGAGATCGAGGCAGCCCGGGTCCGGCTGGGAGTCGCCTGCAACGACCTGCTTCCCAAACTCGACCTGGTTCTGGAAACCTATCTCTCCGGCTTGAAAGGGGAATTTGATCTTTCCCGCGCCTGGCTCGACCAGTTCAGTGTCGGGGAACCCAGTTATACGGCAGGCCTGGTGTTCGAGGTTCCCCTCTATCGTCAGGAAGCCCGCTCACGTCACCTGCAGCGATCAGTCGAGCTCCGCCGCTTGTTGAGCCGCTTCGAACTGACCGTGGAAAACCTGCGTGCAGAAGTGGAAACAGCCGTCCGTCAGGTCAGGACAGCGAACCGGAACTTACAGAGCCAGTACCAGGCCATGATCGCCGCAGAAGCGGATGTCGAATTCCTGCAGCGTCGCTGGGAAATGGCCCCCGGTCTGGATCGCGCATCCAGCTTTCTGCTCGAGGACCTGATCGACTCTCAGGACCGCCGGGCCGAGGCAGAGCAGGCCTTCGTCACAGCCCAGGTGGACCACGTGCTCAGCCAGACCCGCTTGAACCGGGCCACAGGCACTATCCTGCGACAGGAACGAATCGTTCCCGAAGCCATGTCCGAAGGTCCCGTCCCCAGTTCTGAACAAGACGCACCGTCGCTGGTAACCCCCGCCGCTGCTAATCAGCAACAGGGGCCTAAGCTATGA